In Candidatus Rokuibacteriota bacterium, a single window of DNA contains:
- a CDS encoding RES family NAD+ phosphorylase has protein sequence MRIFSGRVWRQCAPTRHLLDVATPAAGPGRYHRAGDRGAWYASTTERGAWVELLRHHTSSELSPFEIRRRIGGARVENLRVLDLTDPGVRDVLALTEADLTGDDLTRCQALGDAARVAGFEGILAPSAALGGEIVLVVFPSAIAKVTEEHSRVQRAPARLQALVSGIRRRASPSETATAWRGIRVPPGYLRPVGDAPRGARRICSM, from the coding sequence GTGCGGATTTTCAGCGGTCGCGTGTGGCGCCAGTGCGCGCCGACGCGACACCTCCTGGACGTGGCAACGCCAGCGGCCGGGCCTGGCCGGTATCATCGCGCGGGGGACCGGGGAGCCTGGTACGCCTCGACCACCGAGCGCGGGGCGTGGGTCGAGCTCCTGCGCCACCACACCTCGAGCGAGCTCTCGCCCTTCGAGATCCGGCGCCGGATCGGGGGCGCGCGGGTCGAGAATCTCCGGGTGCTGGACCTGACCGATCCTGGGGTGCGCGACGTCCTCGCGCTGACCGAAGCCGACCTCACCGGCGATGACCTGACCCGGTGCCAGGCGCTCGGGGACGCCGCCCGGGTGGCCGGATTCGAGGGAATTCTCGCCCCGTCCGCCGCGCTGGGCGGTGAGATCGTCCTGGTCGTCTTTCCGTCGGCGATCGCCAAGGTGACCGAGGAGCACTCCCGCGTGCAGCGCGCGCCGGCCCGTCTGCAAGCTCTGGTGTCCGGCATCCGGCGTCGAGCCTCGCCCAGCGAGACCGCCACGGCCTGGCGCGGAATCAGGGTGCCGCCGGGCTACTTGCGCCCGGTTGGAGATGCTCCTCGTGGGGCACGGCGGATCTGCTCGATGTAG
- a CDS encoding AhpC/TSA family protein: MSSFQRLEPGDRAPDFTLPAVNREGTVSLGEFRGKRPVLLALFRGLHCPFCRRQLVQLTAMREKVNRAGVETLAVVNTPLDRARLYFKYHPTRVLLAADPEAGTHRLFRLPAFELGEVSEWPLRTTAEEFGAVRVNPSGELAVALQPMEANDELNRREGFQLTEVDQQILRAHGTQLAGHFLIDREGIVRWTHVEAWERIGDLTIFPSEEEILAAARALPR, from the coding sequence ATGAGCTCGTTCCAACGGCTCGAGCCCGGCGACCGGGCTCCCGACTTCACCCTCCCGGCGGTCAACCGCGAGGGGACCGTCTCTCTCGGGGAGTTCCGCGGCAAGCGACCGGTGCTCCTCGCCCTGTTCCGGGGGCTCCACTGCCCGTTTTGCCGCCGCCAGCTCGTGCAGCTGACCGCGATGCGGGAGAAAGTCAATCGCGCGGGGGTCGAGACGCTGGCCGTCGTCAACACCCCCCTCGACCGGGCCCGTCTCTACTTCAAGTACCACCCGACGCGCGTCCTCCTGGCCGCCGACCCGGAGGCCGGCACCCACCGCCTCTTCCGCCTGCCCGCGTTCGAGCTCGGGGAGGTGTCGGAGTGGCCCCTGCGGACGACCGCGGAAGAGTTCGGCGCCGTGCGCGTCAACCCGAGTGGCGAGCTGGCAGTGGCGCTACAGCCGATGGAGGCCAACGACGAGCTGAACCGGCGAGAAGGATTCCAGCTGACCGAGGTGGACCAGCAGATCCTCAGGGCACACGGCACGCAGCTGGCCGGCCACTTTCTGATAGACCGGGAGGGGATCGTCCGCTGGACCCACGTCGAGGCGTGGGAGCGGATCGGTGACCTGACGATCTTCCCCTCCGAGGAGGAGATCCTGGCAGCCGCCCGCGCGCTTCCGCGATGA